A genomic stretch from Falco naumanni isolate bFalNau1 chromosome 8, bFalNau1.pat, whole genome shotgun sequence includes:
- the SLC25A48 gene encoding solute carrier family 25 member 48 isoform X5 — protein MGSLQLQDFAAGWVGGAASVVVGHPLDTIKTRLQAGHGYGNTLNCVLTVYRNESVAGFFRGMSFPLASIAVYSSVVFGVFSNTQRLLSQLRHGDPAHAPALTDVAVASMMAGFVSVGIGTPVDLVKIRLQMQTQPYSKANFNPKPTVPGFPVYRGPIHCFRTVLQKEGIAGIYRGMGAMLLRDVPGYCLYFIPYTFFCDWITPDGCISPNPSSVWLAGGVAGPGPLAPRLRFMDKLYGSCYQTFIRLNVSEKENSQHLHLPGCLTAACISHCQGYMAAKMPPEENFNLLAAHQEGVHPTCTHQKQS, from the exons gagctgccagcgTGGTCGTGGGCCACCCCTTGGACACAATCAAG ACTCGTTTGCAAGCTGGACACGGATATGGAAATACACTCAACTGTGTTCTCACTGTGTACAGAAATGAGTCT GTGGCTGGCTTCTTCAGAGGCATGTCCTTCCCACTGGCCAGCATCGCCGTCTACAGCTCCGTGGTGTTTGGTGTCTTCAGCAACACGCAACGGCTCCTCAGCCAGCTCCGCCACGGGGACCCGGCCCACGCACCGGCACTCACCGATGTGGCCGTTGCCAGCATGATGGCAGGGTTCGTCTCTGTGGGCATCGGCACTCCTGTGGACCTGGTAAAGATAAGGCTACAGATGCAAACGCAGCCATACAGCAAAG caaaCTTTAACCCAAAGCCCACAGTTCCGGGATTTCCTGTGTACCGAGGTCCAATTCACTGTTTTAGGACAGTCCTACAGAAAGAGGGGATAGCAGGAATATACCGAGGCATGGGAGCTATGCTTCTGAGGGATGTTCCTGGGTACTGCCTCTATTTCATCCcttacacatttttctgtgactgGATTACCCCTGATGGATGCATTTCCCCTAATCCCTCCTCCGtctggctggcagggggtgTAGCAG GGCCAGGTCCCCTGGCACCACGCCTGCGCTTTATGGACAAACTTTATGGATCGTGTTATCAGACCTTCATCAGGCTCAACGTCAGCgagaaggaaaacagccagCACCTTCATCTCCCTGGATGTCTCACGGCAGCCTGCATATCGCATTGCCAGGGATATATGGCAGCCAAGATGCCTCCAGAAGAGAACTTCAACCTGTTGGCTGCCCACCAGGAGGGTGTGCACCCTACCTGCACACACCAGAAGCAGAGCTGA
- the SLC25A48 gene encoding solute carrier family 25 member 48 isoform X2, translated as MGSLQLQDFAAGWVGGAASVVVGHPLDTIKTRLQAGHGYGNTLNCVLTVYRNESVAGFFRGMSFPLASIAVYSSVVFGVFSNTQRLLSQLRHGDPAHAPALTDVAVASMMAGFVSVGIGTPVDLVKIRLQMQTQPYSKANFNPKPTVPGFPVYRGPIHCFRTVLQKEGIAGIYRGMGAMLLRDVPGYCLYFIPYTFFCDWITPDGCISPNPSSVWLAGGVAGVISWGTATPMDVVKSRLQADGVYLNKYKGTLDCILQSYQNEGLKCYQEDLKVSYFPEPDEQCGMGEGSAALTDAARPAPTASAFSSDLLPGGL; from the exons gagctgccagcgTGGTCGTGGGCCACCCCTTGGACACAATCAAG ACTCGTTTGCAAGCTGGACACGGATATGGAAATACACTCAACTGTGTTCTCACTGTGTACAGAAATGAGTCT GTGGCTGGCTTCTTCAGAGGCATGTCCTTCCCACTGGCCAGCATCGCCGTCTACAGCTCCGTGGTGTTTGGTGTCTTCAGCAACACGCAACGGCTCCTCAGCCAGCTCCGCCACGGGGACCCGGCCCACGCACCGGCACTCACCGATGTGGCCGTTGCCAGCATGATGGCAGGGTTCGTCTCTGTGGGCATCGGCACTCCTGTGGACCTGGTAAAGATAAGGCTACAGATGCAAACGCAGCCATACAGCAAAG caaaCTTTAACCCAAAGCCCACAGTTCCGGGATTTCCTGTGTACCGAGGTCCAATTCACTGTTTTAGGACAGTCCTACAGAAAGAGGGGATAGCAGGAATATACCGAGGCATGGGAGCTATGCTTCTGAGGGATGTTCCTGGGTACTGCCTCTATTTCATCCcttacacatttttctgtgactgGATTACCCCTGATGGATGCATTTCCCCTAATCCCTCCTCCGtctggctggcagggggtgTAGCAG GAGTCATTTCCTGGGGGACTGCTACTCCAATGGATGTTGTGAAAAGTCGACTTCAGGCAGATGGAGTTTATTTAAACAAGTACAAAGGGACCCTTGACTGTATCTTGCAGAGCTACCAGAACGAGGGCTTAAAA TGTTACCAAGAAGACCTGAAAGTCTCCTACTTCCCTGAGCCAGATGAGCAGTGTGGTATGGGCGAGGGCTCAGCTGCACTGACCGATGCCGCCCGTCCTGCACCTACAgcatctgctttctcttctgactTACTCCCTGGAGGACTCTGA
- the SLC25A48 gene encoding solute carrier family 25 member 48 isoform X4, with translation MGSLQLQDFAAGWVGGAASVVVGHPLDTIKTRLQAGHGYGNTLNCVLTVYRNESVAGFFRGMSFPLASIAVYSSVVFGVFSNTQRLLSQLRHGDPAHAPALTDVAVASMMAGFVSVGIGTPVDLVKIRLQMQTQPYSKANFNPKPTVPGFPVYRGPIHCFRTVLQKEGIAGIYRGMGAMLLRDVPGYCLYFIPYTFFCDWITPDGCISPNPSSVWLAGGVAGVISWGTATPMDVVKSRLQADGVYLNKYKGTLDCILQSYQNEGLKVFFRGITINAVRGFPVSSAMFLGYELSLKAMKRDQTETNP, from the exons gagctgccagcgTGGTCGTGGGCCACCCCTTGGACACAATCAAG ACTCGTTTGCAAGCTGGACACGGATATGGAAATACACTCAACTGTGTTCTCACTGTGTACAGAAATGAGTCT GTGGCTGGCTTCTTCAGAGGCATGTCCTTCCCACTGGCCAGCATCGCCGTCTACAGCTCCGTGGTGTTTGGTGTCTTCAGCAACACGCAACGGCTCCTCAGCCAGCTCCGCCACGGGGACCCGGCCCACGCACCGGCACTCACCGATGTGGCCGTTGCCAGCATGATGGCAGGGTTCGTCTCTGTGGGCATCGGCACTCCTGTGGACCTGGTAAAGATAAGGCTACAGATGCAAACGCAGCCATACAGCAAAG caaaCTTTAACCCAAAGCCCACAGTTCCGGGATTTCCTGTGTACCGAGGTCCAATTCACTGTTTTAGGACAGTCCTACAGAAAGAGGGGATAGCAGGAATATACCGAGGCATGGGAGCTATGCTTCTGAGGGATGTTCCTGGGTACTGCCTCTATTTCATCCcttacacatttttctgtgactgGATTACCCCTGATGGATGCATTTCCCCTAATCCCTCCTCCGtctggctggcagggggtgTAGCAG GAGTCATTTCCTGGGGGACTGCTACTCCAATGGATGTTGTGAAAAGTCGACTTCAGGCAGATGGAGTTTATTTAAACAAGTACAAAGGGACCCTTGACTGTATCTTGCAGAGCTACCAGAACGAGGGCTTAAAA GTCTTTTTTAGGGGCATCACGATCAATGCAGTGCGAGGATTCCCAGTGAGTTCAGCCATGTTTCTTGGCTATGAACTTTCCctcaaagcaatgaaaagagACCAAACTGAGACCAATCCTTAA